From one Triticum urartu cultivar G1812 chromosome 3, Tu2.1, whole genome shotgun sequence genomic stretch:
- the LOC125549229 gene encoding classical arabinogalactan protein 25-like: MARTGARGRCQALLLAALALCATCACVPAAHAGALRASAISAAPEPSQYPLLQPRHGGRHASAPSALSPSLSLSPDIMPLLPSPGPGDDALAPSDVAATIPSSPSPPNPDALEPDSAFAPFGSAAPAAVSGMQSSAPPAPRVAWAALPAVGLVAAMWLA, translated from the coding sequence ATGGCGAGAACCGGAGCGCGCGGCCGGTGCCAAGCCCTCCTGCTCGCCGCTCTCGCGCTCTGCGCCACGTGCGCGTGCGTGCCGGCAGCCCACGCGGGCGCGCTGCGGGCGTCGGCCATCTCCGCGGCGCCGGAGCCGTCGCAGTACCCGCTGCTGCAGCCGCGCCACGGCGGCCGCCACGCGAGCGCCCCCTCCGCGCTCTCGCCGTCGCTCTCGCTCTCCCCGGACATAATGCCGCTGCTCCCCTCCCCGGGCCCCGGCGACGACGCGCTGGCGCCGTCCGACGTGGCGGCCACCATCCCGTCCAGCCCGAGCCCGCCCAACCCCGACGCGCTCGAGCCCGACTCCGCGTTCGCGCCCTTCGGCtccgccgcgcccgccgccgtcAGCGGGATGCAGTCCTCCGCGCCGCCGGCTCCCCGCGTGGCGTGGGCGGCGCTCCCGGCAGTGGGGCTCGTGGCCGCCATGTGGTTGGCGTAG
- the LOC125549230 gene encoding uncharacterized protein LOC125549230 yields MTKSATHRRKLSLSATIMASSSSPTSPPNPVATTSSPYFLPELIPQIASCLTTLQDFFAVSATYRDLLPPSSSNLASQAPHLLLVPGSRAMFHLPLRRRLRFRLPLHDFDPNPAAFYSFGCRIAIASPSHHELSFVHLLTGERFRLPYPPAPFCRLLLSGDLVLAFVPTVGRAVQYRRLGDVEWRVASCTEPYVLEDLIFLKGNLHVLVRSEDVGGLCYRLAVANLSDKNTVELMFFGDNLDTQAAHGSSYFCLAECLDELLLISAVGDCPEEFHVFRWQSMEGKWTRTTSLGDCTLFLTYFYFVGCVIPTKGMTCFSGYYFASSLGSDHPGVRRDCLYFTDAKRKWIEYSLADGSCDEFVAENLEGAARPDSDFRAPVWVFPSMC; encoded by the coding sequence ATGACGAAGTCGGCGACGCACCGGAGAAAACTATCGCTGTCGGCCACCATcatggcctcctcctcctcccccaccTCGCCCCCAAATCCCGTAGCAACAACCTCATCACCCTACTTCCTACCGGAGCTCATCCCCCAAATCGCGAGTTGCCTGACCACCCTCCAGGATTTCTTCGCCGTAAGCGCAACCTACCGGGATCTCCTCCCTCCGTCGTCATCCAACCTCGCCTCCCAAGCCCcccacctcctccttgtccccGGATCTCGAGCCATGTTCCACCTCCCCCTCCGTCGTCGCCTGCGCTTCCGCCTCCCCCTCCATGATTTTGATCCTAACCCTGCCGCCTTCTACTCTTTTGGCTGTCGCATCGCCATCGCCAGCCCCAGCCACCATGAGCTCAGCTTCGTCCACCTTCTCACAGGCGAGCGATTTCGCCTCCCCTATCCACCGGCACCCTTCTGTCGCCTCCTCCTATCTGGCGATCTCGTCCTTGCCTTCGTTCCGACGGTCGGCCGTGCCGTCCAGTACCGTCGCCTTGGGGATGTTGAGTGGCGTGTGGCGTCATGCACTGAACCCTATGTCCTGGAGGATTTGATCTTTCTCAAGGGCAACCTACACGTGCTGGTCAGATCTGAAGATGTTGGCGGCCTATGTTACCGTCTCGCCGTGGCCAATCTGTCAGACAAGAATACAGTGGAATTAATGTTTTTTGGAGATAATTTGGATACACAGGCCGCACATGGGAGTTCGTATTTCTGTCTCGCAGAGTGTCTCGATGAGTTGTTGCTTATTAGCGCTGTTGGGGACTGCCCAGAGGAGTTTCATGTTTTTCGGTGGCAGTCAATGGAGGGGAAGTGGACAAGGACTACTAGCCTTGGTGACTGCACATTGTTCTTGACATATTTTTACTTTGTAGGCTGTGTTATTCCGACGAAAGGAATGACATGCTTTTCAGGTTATTACTTTGCAAGTTCCCTTGGTTCAGATCATCCAGGAGTTCGAAGGGACTGCTTATACTTCACAGATGCCAAAAGGAAGTGGATAGAGTATTCCTTGGCCGATGGATCTTGTGATGAATTTGTTGCTGAGAACTTAGAGGGAGCTGCAAGGCCTGATTCCGATTTTAGGGCACCTGTTTGGGTCTTTCCGAGCATGTGTTGA